The proteins below are encoded in one region of Longimicrobiaceae bacterium:
- the tsaA gene encoding tRNA (N6-threonylcarbamoyladenosine(37)-N6)-methyltransferase TrmO: MNETSFEVRAVGRVESPLAVVEAAPRQADEGAPAAWLVFEPEMLPALSSIRLGDRAIVLTWLHHARRDVLSVHPRGDPARPREGVFSTRSPHRPNPVGLHRVEIVAVDGPRVQVRGLEAVDGTPIIDLKPVLDDEIGER; this comes from the coding sequence ATGAACGAGACGAGCTTCGAAGTGCGAGCCGTGGGCCGGGTCGAGTCGCCGCTTGCGGTGGTGGAGGCTGCGCCGCGCCAGGCGGACGAGGGCGCGCCCGCGGCCTGGCTGGTATTCGAACCGGAAATGCTTCCCGCGCTCTCCTCCATCCGCCTGGGCGACCGGGCGATCGTGCTCACCTGGCTCCACCACGCGCGGCGTGACGTGCTGAGCGTGCATCCCCGCGGCGACCCGGCGCGGCCGCGCGAGGGCGTCTTCAGCACGCGCTCTCCGCACAGGCCCAACCCCGTCGGGCTGCACCGGGTGGAGATCGTGGCGGTGGATGGGCCGCGGGTGCAGGTCCGCGGCCTGGAAGCGGTGGACGGCACTCCCATCATCGACCTCAAGCCCGTGCTCGACGACGAGATCGGCGAGCGCTGA
- a CDS encoding erythromycin esterase family protein, which translates to MLPMLLDPASARSASALLPLVALCALSLSAVPARAQGADAGSATEQVVDAVCGKRVVVLGELPSHGEARGFQEKARIVERLVGRCGFRAVLFEAPMYDFVGFQKAVDEGTAAQPQLDRSIGRFWWTRELAGWRGWLFREASAGRLVVGGLDDQVSATSEYARATLPGLVAASLSARDASECGEAVARNLGWRYDGAQQFDEAERVRLRRCASLAAAARAGGGRAAETPERAMLESLAGYFARQQDTAAVPDRDLAMYRNFAWQMKRLPRGTKVIVWTATVHAARRQGPLPHEPLGARIAGRWGGRLGVIGFSALAGQSSMAGRPGKPLPELPPGSLEVRAARPDTAWAYVDRTALRRIGSVPSRLLGGFAPADWWRYFDAVLVIREEAAPVFEQWR; encoded by the coding sequence ATGCTGCCGATGCTTCTCGATCCGGCTTCCGCCCGGAGTGCGAGCGCTCTCCTCCCGCTCGTCGCGCTGTGCGCCCTTTCGCTCTCCGCCGTGCCGGCGCGCGCGCAGGGAGCCGATGCGGGGTCCGCCACCGAGCAGGTCGTGGACGCGGTGTGCGGCAAGCGCGTCGTGGTGCTGGGGGAGCTGCCGTCGCACGGTGAAGCGCGGGGGTTCCAGGAGAAGGCGCGCATCGTGGAGCGCCTGGTGGGCCGGTGCGGCTTCCGCGCGGTGCTGTTCGAGGCGCCCATGTACGACTTCGTGGGCTTCCAGAAGGCGGTGGATGAAGGCACTGCCGCGCAGCCGCAGCTCGACCGGTCGATCGGGCGCTTTTGGTGGACGCGCGAGCTCGCCGGGTGGCGCGGCTGGCTGTTCCGCGAGGCCAGCGCCGGACGGCTCGTGGTGGGCGGATTGGACGATCAGGTGAGCGCGACGTCGGAGTACGCGCGCGCCACGCTGCCAGGTCTGGTCGCCGCATCGCTCTCCGCGCGGGATGCTTCCGAGTGCGGCGAAGCGGTGGCGCGGAACCTGGGTTGGCGGTACGACGGCGCTCAGCAGTTCGACGAGGCGGAGCGAGTGCGCCTTCGCCGCTGCGCGAGCCTCGCGGCTGCGGCGCGGGCGGGCGGCGGACGCGCTGCGGAAACGCCCGAGCGGGCCATGCTGGAGAGCCTGGCCGGGTACTTCGCGCGCCAGCAGGACACGGCGGCGGTGCCGGACCGCGACCTGGCCATGTACCGCAACTTCGCCTGGCAGATGAAGCGGCTGCCCCGCGGCACGAAGGTGATCGTCTGGACCGCCACGGTGCACGCCGCGAGGCGCCAGGGCCCGCTTCCGCACGAGCCGCTCGGTGCGCGCATCGCCGGGCGCTGGGGCGGGCGGCTGGGCGTGATCGGCTTCAGCGCGCTCGCCGGGCAGAGCTCCATGGCCGGCCGGCCGGGCAAGCCTCTGCCGGAGCTGCCGCCGGGCTCGCTGGAAGTCCGCGCCGCCCGGCCCGACACGGCCTGGGCCTACGTCGATCGCACGGCGCTGCGCCGCATCGGCAGCGTGCCTTCACGGCTGCTGGGCGGCTTCGCCCCGGCGGACTGGTGGCGATACTTCGACGCAGTTCTCGTGATCCGCGAGGAGGCCGCTCCCGTCTTCGAGCAGTGGCGGTAG
- a CDS encoding alpha/beta hydrolase, which translates to MLHHKTFVLGPGHDWVVFVHGAGGSSSIWYKQLREFRRHFNVLLVDLRGHGGSQDGPERAGTGDYTFEEISREIIEVLDHAAIASAHFVGISLGTIVIRTLGEIAPERVRSLVMGGAVTRLNLRSRVLVALGNLGKRLVPYMWLYRLFAWVIMPRKRHESSRLLFVGEAKKLCQKEFIRWFRLTYEVNPLLRFFEEKEIPVPTLYLMGDEDYMFLPPVRHIVARHARWSQLRVIANSGHVCNVDQAERFNLLSILFIQGHPLPAAA; encoded by the coding sequence ATGCTGCACCACAAGACGTTCGTCCTGGGCCCGGGGCACGACTGGGTCGTGTTCGTGCACGGCGCGGGCGGCAGCTCGTCCATCTGGTACAAGCAGCTGCGGGAGTTCCGCAGGCACTTCAACGTGCTGCTGGTGGACCTGCGCGGCCACGGCGGCTCGCAGGACGGGCCCGAGCGCGCGGGCACGGGCGACTACACGTTCGAGGAGATCAGCCGCGAGATCATCGAGGTGCTGGACCACGCGGCCATCGCCAGCGCGCACTTCGTGGGCATCTCGCTGGGCACCATCGTGATACGCACCCTCGGCGAGATCGCGCCGGAGCGCGTGCGGTCGCTGGTGATGGGCGGCGCCGTCACGCGGCTCAACCTGCGCTCGCGGGTGCTGGTGGCGCTGGGGAACCTGGGCAAACGGCTGGTGCCGTACATGTGGCTGTACCGGCTGTTCGCCTGGGTCATCATGCCGCGCAAGCGCCACGAGAGCTCGCGCCTGCTCTTCGTAGGCGAGGCCAAGAAGCTGTGCCAGAAGGAGTTCATCCGCTGGTTCCGCCTGACCTACGAGGTGAACCCGCTGCTGCGCTTCTTCGAGGAAAAGGAGATCCCCGTGCCCACGCTGTACCTGATGGGCGACGAGGACTACATGTTCCTGCCGCCGGTGCGCCACATCGTCGCGCGCCACGCGCGCTGGAGCCAGTTGCGCGTGATCGCCAACTCCGGCCATGTCTGCAACGTGGACCAGGCCGAACGCTTCAACCTGCTCTCCATCCTCTTCATCCAGGGCCACCCGCTCCCCGCCGCGGCCTGA